In the Buteo buteo chromosome 8, bButBut1.hap1.1, whole genome shotgun sequence genome, atgtgtattttgatCCTTGGTTATGCCTTTTTTTACATCCCATGTGGGTTTGGGAAGCCTGTATGAACAGTAGTAGCTGTCTTGGCCATTTAGCTTTCTGAACACTGGTTTCTGTTTGTCCACCAAAACCTGTGTTctgtttttccagattttcctGTTGTGTTCTTTTTGTTAGTAAgactactttcctgctttatGTCTCCCTTCTGCATCCCCAATTTGTCTTCCATTGTTCTTGGTCCCAGTCTTCTGAATTTAGACCTGCTCTTCCACTTGTTTCTCAAAACAGATCTTCTTAATCAGCTGTTTGGTTGGTTCATGCTATTGTTGACCTTATTCCACATATTCTGTGAATCATtgtggttggaagggacttctggagatTGGTAAGTCCAGTCCCTGTGCTCAGAGCAGAGTCatctagagcaggttgctcagggctatGTGTAGTCAAGTTTTCAATATTTCGAAGGATGGAGACTTGCTACCACTTGGCAATGTTAcagtgtttgaccactctcACAggcttaataaataaataaattaaaagtaatttcctttattttgatttgttcCCATAGCCCCTTGTCCTTTCACTAGATTCTACTGAGAGGAGTCtgactccatcttctttactccttcccatcaggtatttatacatattgataagatccccctgagccttctgtTCTGCAGGGTGAACAATCCCAGGTCTCAGCCTCTTCTTGTAAGTCATGTGCTCTTAACCATCTTCAACAAAGGCTGGACTTGCTCCAAGTCTGTGTTTCTTGTACTGGGAAGTCCTGAATTGGACACACTATCCCCAGTTTTGTCTCACCAGTGTTGAAGAGATGGGAAGGATTGCCTCCCTCAACCTGTTGGCAACATTTTCTAATGCAGCTCAGGATGCTGTAGGTCCATTTGTCCAGCTTGTTGAGGTCCCTGTGAAAGGGCAGCACAACTATCTGGTTCACCAACCACTCCTTCCAATTTTGTAttatctgcagacttgctgggGATGCACTCTGTCCCACCATCCAAGCCATCGTTGAAGATGTGAAATAATACTGGTTCCAGTATTAACCCCAGTCACCGGTGTACACCACTAGTGACTGGCCTTCAGCTGGACTTTGTGCTACTGATCACAGACCTTTGAGTCCAGCAGTTCAGGCTGTTCTCAGTCCACCTCAGCGTCTAATCTGTACATCTAGTCTGTGCTCCATCAGTTTGTCAGTAAGGttgttagggaaaacagtatCAAAAACAGTGCTGAAGCCAACATAAACAGTATCCACTGCTCTCCGCTTGTCCACCAAGCTAGTCATTTCATCATAGGCAGCTATCAGGTTGGTTAAgcatgattttgttttcataaatccatgctgacttcTTCCAATTACTTTCTTGTCTTTTATGTGTTCGGAAATGGCTTCCAGGGTTATTTGCTCCATTGCTTTCCCAGGGATTGAAGCAAGACTGACGAGCCTGTAGTTACTCAGATCTTCCTAACTGAAGAGAAGAATGATATTTACTATCTTCCGTTCCTCAGGAACCTTCTTTGTTCATGACAGCCTTTCAAAGATAATCAAGATTGGCCTCACGGTGACATGGGTCAGCTTCCTCAGCGCTTGTGGATGTGTCCCATTAGGTCCCGCGGACTTGAGTATACATCCAGTACTTGACTGTACATCCAGTCTGTTTAAATGTTCTCTAACCTGCTCCTCCTCTAGCAAGGATAactcttccttgctccagactttccctGTGGTTGGAGGAGCCTGGGATTCCTCAAGGCAAATCTTATCAGTAAAGTCTGAGGCAGAGGAGACATTAAGTACCTCTgtctttttcatgtcttttgtCACTGGGTCCCCTGTGATATTCAGTAGCAGGCTGACATTCACCCTCgttttccttttgcagctgGTATATTCGTAGATTGCCCCTATTTGTTGCCTTTCATGTCTCTTGATTTAACTCCaggtgggctttggctttcccaAAACCATCCCTGCACACTTGGATAGTGTTATGTTCCTCCCGGGTCACCTGACCCTACTTTCATCTTTTGTATACTTCCTTTTTATGATTTTATCAGTAGCatcttgttcatccatgcaggtcTCTTCCTACCTTTGCTTGACTCTTGCGTGTTGGAACAGACCATTCCTGAGcgtggaggaggtgatcctaGAAAACTAACCAGCTGTCATGGCTGAATTCTAAATCCAGCTGAGTTAGAGGATGAGCAGGTTGTGTCCAGCAGTCTCTCGTGTCTCTGGAGACTGCTGCACACTGAAACCATATGTTTTTCCAAATATAcgtatcctggtttcagctgggataagagttaattttcttcctagtaactggtacagtgtgttttggatttagtgtgagaataatgttggtaacactgacgttttagttgttgctaagtagcgcttatccgaagttaaggatttttcagtttcccatgctctgctaGCACacaggtgcacaagaagctgggagggagcatggccaggacagctgacccgaactggccaaaggggatattccataccatagaatgtcatgcccagtatattaactggggagagttggctgggaggggcggatcactgcttgggcatcggtcagtgggtggtgagcaattgcattgtgcatcacttgtcttttctggAGTCTAATTtgtctctttttgttatattccctTTCATTAcagttattattgttattatttttattttattttagttattaaattgttcttatctcaacccatgagtctTACTTTTcccccccgattctctcccccatcccactgggagaagggaggagtaagcgagtggctgcatggtgcttagttgctggctggggttaaaccatgacaatgagGATATAGTAACTATTCTTGgtggtaaaattaattttgagacTACTGCTAAATACTAAGCTCTCAGCAGTCTGCTCTTCTTATGAACCACATTTCcgtataaattattttctgtttcttctttctcttctgtatctTGATACTCTACTCGTTGGCTCAGCAAAGACTCAGTGGTGTACATCTTGAGAAAGTCCTGTCCATTAAAAGCTATTTCTTAAGTTTAGTAGCAGACCCTGTGCCTTTCTCTATTTCAAGTACATATCCACAAAAGTAGGTTCTAAAACTTCTGACATCTCTGATCCAGCAGATCTTGGTATTTAATTGTGGAGCTCTCTAAAGAATGGTATTGAATGTATATGGTAGCACAAGCggtggctttatttttttatttttttttttgtttattccaCTCCCTGTCTCAGAAGAATGTATGGATCTGAAGTGACTACCTGGTGGACAGGTAGAAAAAGTCACTGCTCtggtatatttaaaatattaaaattttaattctctgCTTGTGTGGAGATTGTGACTGAACTATAATTTCTAGTAGACTACCAGAAAACCGATTAGGAGGTTTGCAGTAGCCAAGCAAAGCACAAAGAGGTTAGATGAAAAACCACAATAGATGTGCTTGTATGTTCTTGATTCTCATTATGGGGGGAGGATTATGAAATAGAGTGTAAATTATAGGTCCTATGAGAGAAGACCTAGCTAGGATTAAAATATGAAGAGTACTTACAAGAGTAGTAAGGTTCTAGGGGaaatatacctttaaaaaaagaagtcttgtAGACTAGGATTGAggaaaatggcctcaagttcTTGTTCCACAAGTTCCTTTTATCTCTGTCTCTTAGGTTCCTGACGACTATACTTTGGGGATAGCTATATGATGTCTCTGCGAAGCACGGAAGTTCATGTTTACTAATAGTGGTGATGAGAAGAACCTGCAAGGGATCATacaataaaaaaacattttactaaTGCATTATTAGGAGTCAGTATTTCATAGGGTGGTTTTGTTAGGGATGTAACTTCTGTTATTTAAGCTAGAAAATGCCTAAGTGAGGTCATGTTTgctaaaaatatgaaaattactCTCTCTTTATTTCCCCCAAAGATTTGTTTGGAGTGGAACAGCTAAATTCTGCAGAGGTGTTGGGTATCTGAGTGAAACAGTTTAAATAATAGCTGAGGAGAACTTTTCTGCCATTGCTACTGGCAGCCAGGACtaagaagcaaaacaaacagattGGGAGCAAAAGTTTGTGATGAGAGTTGGtttggaagaagggaaaaatcagTTACATGGGCAAGGAAATCCGAAGCCACAAGCAAGTATGAACAGATGGTTGGAAGGTAGGGGCTAACATCAAAGATGTcaataacaaaaaattaaggagggggagaagaatAAGGCTTGCAAAAGAAGGGGAAGGTTAGAGCAGGTCGCTTAAAGAGTTTGAAGAAAGTTGGATGGTGAAGATACGAGCTGAAGATGTGGGTAGAAAACTTGACTGTTTCAGTATGCCTCCTGCCAGAACTTGAAATGTAACTGGAGCTTCTGGCATACGAGTTTTTCTGCTGGCAGAGAGTATCTGTGATGCCTGCTGGCCTGAaaaaggggagggcagggggagcaaAACCCCCGCTTTGGTCTTTTATGGAAACTGATTTATAGACTGTCATCCTTAATCAGCTATTCTTACTGCTCCTTCCTTAAAAAGTAGGAAACATGCCTGCTgttaagaaaattttaaaagtgtgatCCTGTATTCAAATTAAGCTCtttattaattgtttttaatcagtGTCTTGGTACATAAGCAGTGTGCTACATCTTGCattaaatgaagatttttaaatgcctgccttccctcccaATATTGGCCATGAGAGAGAAACTTAAGAAGGTGGGAAACTCACTGAAATGATAGACTATATTGTAATCCATAACAAAATGGGACCAGAATGCAGTTCTGTAGAGCACTACCAGCTGATTTAACTTGACCATCCTGTTAGTTCCTGCCAGCCTGCCTCCTTCACCCCGCGGTTCCCAGCTTCTGGGTTAATTGTATTAGCCAAGTTTTCCCAGTTCATCCCAGGAAAAGTGCTCCCATGGATGGAACGAGTAGGTGGGATGTATGTCGGGGGGAGGGTAGCAAGAGATATCTTAATGCATCTGCATAAGGATGCATATTTAAAAGAGTTATATTATTTATGAGGCACTTCTGAGTTCCTAACCTGGCAACTTTTGGGGATTTCCTGTATACTTTGATAACTGTCTTTCTgtaaggtatttttttcttagtctgCTCTTATAGctgtgtcttttctttcttttttttttttttccccctccccaaccttTTCAGAGAGCTTCACTTCCAAAATTTCTCATCAGAGGTCATCTCAGTTCTACAAACTGTATCATTACACAGCCACTAACAGGGGAGCTGGTAGTGGAGAATGCGGAGGCTGCAGTCAAAAGTATTGAGCTGCAGTTAGTACGTGTGGAAACCTGTGGTAAGTTCTCTGTAAACGGAATGCGTGTAGACTGCAGTAATTACTACTTGCACACTTTCAGCTTAAATGTGAAAGATTGTCAAAAGCCATGCAGTTAAAAAGACTTGCAAAAAATTGGTTTGCACTTCAGGTGGAACAGTccaaacattaatttaaataatgtcTATGATCTTTAACTCAGAGTGCTAAGGTGAAAACTTGCAGGTCAAAGGGTAAAATGTTTTGCCCACacatatccccccccccctccccccccgcccccaacccCCATgtatctttgttttaaattttggccactgccttctcttctccttcccttcccctcctctccctctgaaTTTCCCGTTTTCACCAGGGTGCGCAGAAGGTTATGCCAGAGATGCCACAGAGATACAGAATATTCAGATTGCTGATGGGGATGTCTGCCGGGGCCTACCAATTCCTATATACATGGTGTTTCCCAGGTTGTTCACCTGCCCTACCCTGGAAACGACAAACTTCAAAGTTGGTGAGTGTGTAGGACTTTATGCTGTGTTGGTGTCTTTCTTCTGAGATAAGTTTCTAGTTTCACTTTAGCTTCTGGCAGGTAATGGACTGAATCACTGTCAGCACTGCAAGAAGAACCAAGGGCATCATCCATCCATCTCCTTGTAGAGTTTTCCTGAACAGGATTGCAGTCTGCTGTATTTCATACAGACTGGGAAAATACAGCCCAAATACTTGTAACTAAAAACAGTTGTGCAACTATTAAGCTACTTCTGACTAGTAGAATTACATGGTAAAGGGACAGGAGAAGCAGTGTAATGGCAGGTAACtgtttttctgccaaaaaaattaTGTGTGATTAAACATTTGAGTAATAGTCCAAGAATACAATGCCAAGATgatccctttcttcttttcatcacCAGGGAGAACCCCTTTCCATTCCCtctcctttttgtttcccaTTCTCCTGCTGTACGGAGTCAGAAGTAGTGAGTTTAGGCTGTAtgtgactttgtttttcttgaccTACACcagctgcttcttgctgctTATTGCTGCCAAAATCCAACATTTTCCTTAACAAACACCTGAAATTTAGGATTTTCCTCACTTGTTCAAATAATTACTgcaaaaattctttttgctagcctgtttttctttccttcatcctGCTGGAATCTGTTGGGGgtttttagttttggtttttttgtttgtttgtttgggttttttttaattttattgtatcAGATTGAAGCTACAACTCCCTGCCTTTAGGATCCTTCCCAACTGAAGTTCCTCCTACTTTTCTGCTGTGTATCTTGGACGAATGTGGACAGCTAGTTTTTTCAGCTTTGCCCACCTGTTTATCTGTTCCCCCAAAAGCATTTTTGCACCTGATGTGTACAGtggttttccccaaaataataTTCCTGTCTACTTTTTGCCATTTCTAGCTATTGAATAGTAATTCACAGGAACAAATGGCTACTGTTAGTGTAGTATCTACTTTTACTTATAAGAACAGTCTTAATATAGTTTGGAAGATTCTAAAAAAGGACaattatttttggtttattttgatGTCTGGTTCTCTTCATTTATTAACTCTACCTGACTTCATGTTCTGTCTCCATTTAGTATCAATTATAGATCTGACactgattttggttttaaacaacGCAATATAATATCTAAAgagtagattttattttaaattttttttttagagcttGCAGGTATATCAAATGTTGGTGTTTAATTTCATAAGGCCATATATAATGCAGGATTCTAAGGCTATGTTACATGCTGACAGCAGGGGAGGAGTCCGTTCCCCAACTCTCCCACTTATATACTTGTAAACAACATGTATTGGTGTGAGGCATCTTTCCCCAAACATTTTAATCTTGGATGTCTGAACTGTGCCTGTTGTCCACAAGACTATGTGTCATAGTTTTTCAGAGATACCGAAATGAATCCAGAGGAATCCCAAAGATAGAACGAGCCAAGGTTCTCTAGGAAGGGTCCATGGTTTGGGATGCCTGTGGTGAGGTTCTgcctggaatactgtgttcatcCCTGCCACAGGAAGGTCCTGTGAAGTGCTGTGTCTGAGAGAAGGGAGTGCCTGCCTCTCACCCTACTGCTACTGCTCAGATTTATATGGAacgtttttttttcccccccttccagAGTTTGAAGTCAACATTGTTGTCCTTCTGCACGATGATCATCTCATCACAGAGAACTTCCCGCTGAAGCTCTGCAGGATGTAAATAGCCAGAGGAGAAGCACTTTAGGATTTactgaaaaaggacaaaattctTCAGAGGCAAAGTGAAATTTTATCCATGtcttattttaactgaaaacacttcacttccttctccctgctggtAGTTTTGTGCTTTCAGTTCTCTAAATCTTGTAAGACTTCGCCTGCCTTGCAATAGCCTACATGCCAGCCAGCTTTGTCAGGGAATCGTTCTGACTTCAACAACCATGTTTTCcccaatttttttcaaacaaatccTGAAGGAATTCtcctcattttgttttgtaatactTGTTCCAAATTCCTTTAAAGACCTCTTAAACCTCTTAAGTCTGGTTATACATGGTGTATATATTCTGGGGGGAGGGTATGGGACTTGTCATATAATACTGAATAGTGTCTTTCAGGTATAATAAATGGTGCTACAACAATGCAAGGCGGTGGTGTGGGATGAATATTGCAAGATGAATGTGAAATAACATCAAGTGTATTTTGGTCAAATGGGGAATATGAGTTGGTATTGGAAGAGCACTTAGTTCTAAGTTGTTTTGCGTGTGGTTTTTCCCTGGGCTCTTCCCTGGATTAGAAAAACCATGCCCTTACTTTATCTTTGTGAATTGTGTAAAATGGCACTGAAAAAGAAGATCAGTCAAAAGTTCTTAGTTTGAGAATATACTTATTGTTTGCATTATACCATCTTCCCTTTTATAAGAATTCCAAAGCCCAATtttgatggggggggggggggggggggggaagtctgTCACGTGACAAACAGCACCACTGAACTGCTGCAGCCCAGTCTCTGCTGATggaaaaactgcattaaaaactTGTACGCTGTGGCACCTTGTGCCTTCAGGACATGATTTGTCATTATATAAATAACCATTCAAAAAGGGAGACAGTCACTCCTTTTAAGTAGGTGGGTTAATATTGTCACTTGTTCAACTTAAAGTATCAGCATAAATGCAGGAAAGGAATAAGTTAAATACATTAAAGTGTTTGTAACTATACATCTTAAAAGAACTATATAGGAAAACTATTTCAGCAAGAAATAACCTTCCCAACACAAACACGTGGTAGATTTTGATGTTGTTTTAACAGAACAACCACAATTTCATTCTAATTGTGAGTTTTCCATATACACTATTACATGGGGTGGAGACAGGCTAAGTATATAAAGTAAAGTATTACATAAAGTGTAAGTGTAAAGATGACAACCTCAACAGGCAGAACTAAGAAAACTGCCAAAACCAATTTCCTTTAGCTTTATCCAGCAACATTGCCAAGCAGGAAAATGTAATTCTAGGTTTGGCCCTGGTTCATCTGTACTTTAGGAATAAACATCTGAAATTCTTATTTCAATGTCTTACAACAGTCTGGGGCAGGTGGGGAAGCTATTTACTAGAAATTAACATGTCTCTAAGATCAGGAAATTGCACAGGAtgatttttttggaaaacaaaagccacTCTTTCTAGTCTACGTGCTGTTGTAAGAGTGCCACCTGCCGCTCAAAGTGTCACTGTCACCTCCCACCGTCAGAAGTTACATGGAAGAATGGACTGGCGTTATCGGGCCCCAGCATCCAGAGTAGATCAGCTCCAACCTGCTCAATGGTACATACAGTACAGGGTCCAGggcagctctctgctcccaggCTTCCTTTCTAAAGGTGTGAATGAACTGTCTCTAGCAATAACTAAAATCCTTCTGGCTTACAGGAgtcagggaagagaagaggaacaCAGATCAAAAACCTTCTTGCTTATTTGAGAACCTGGGGTCCTGCTTGTACTGTGGGATTGGCTGATAACGAGCAAGTGCACATAAATACCCGTTCAGTGCCAAGAGCAGGCACCATTTGCATAGCCAGCTTACCCTTGTTACCTTGAGGTGGGCTATGTTCTGCTTGGAGAATTTTGTCCAGTACAGCAGGTGTGGGACTGTTTTGCCACTGCTTAGCAAGCCAAGGATACCTCTGCTCCAGAGAAAAGTCCTGAGCACCAAGGACTGACTTAGGCTGCTTTTGTGAAAAGTTAAGATGATGATAGATATATATCCCCCACCCCAAGAAAATAATGGAAGCTGAAAAAGGTGCAAGTGCTGTAATGCTGAGCAGCACAGTACCTAAGTCTTCAGGCAGCATATAGTAGATTACTCACAGCTAACTCAGACGGAGCAAAAAATACtacacaaaacccccacatcAGCTACagtagtaattttatttttgatccAAGTGCCAATTAACATACTGAttaatcacagaatagtttaaAAGTTCATCTGAAGGATAGATATTCATTTGGGGGAACAAATGATCCCTAGAATTAGCTAACTTAATCTCATATAATCAGTTTAATACTGCTTGTATCCAAACAAGAGTCACACTCTATTTTCAGAGCGGTTAAGCTGTACACTCTCTGGTCTTGGTCTTCTGGCTGAGACAAATTTTACAGAGATGAAGGTGCTTTGACAAGCTCAGACTGTTAACGCAGTCAGAGAACCACTCTGTACCTCTCGCTGTTGATGAACATTCATGCACAGGATACAGACACAGTGttccttcattaaaaataaaaatgctgtaagTGTGATTTAAACAAACCAGCTTTTCAATGATGAGGGTAATTCAAAGCATATTTCAAGATTAAAGAATTGAGCCACAGTATACCAAATTGGTGATATACAAACAGAAAGAATCACACGAGTACTTAAAAATTCTTGCTTCAGAATATTACTAAAAGTCATTCTTTAAATGATTTGAATTATTAGCTGTAGATTTATGCAGAGAAAGGAGCTGCAAT is a window encoding:
- the VPS26C gene encoding vacuolar protein sorting-associated protein 26C isoform X2, coding for MEGSVNLQLSAKSVGVFEAFYNSVKPIQIINSTIEMVKPGKLPSGKTEIPFEFPLHMKGNKVLYETYHGVFVNIQYTLRCDMRRSLLAKDLTKTCEFIVHSLSQKGKLMPSPVDFTITPETLQNVKERASLPKFLIRGHLSSTNCIITQPLTGELVVENAEAAVKSIELQLVRVETCGCAEGYARDATEIQNIQIADGDVCRGLPIPIYMVFPRLFTCPTLETTNFKVEFEVNIVVLLHDDHLITENFPLKLCRM